The Silvibacterium dinghuense DNA window ACTGCGACACCCAGCGCTGCGCCTACCTGCCTGCTGGTCGAGGCGATGGCCGCAGCCACGCCCGCCTGCGAGAGCGGCATGCCGGCCACCGCGCTGTTGGTGATTGCGGGGTTGATCAGTCCCAGTCCGATACCGAAGAGCGTGTAGGCCAGCAGCAGCCAACCCACGTGCGTCGCCTGGCCGAGACCGGTCAGGGTCAGCGCAGCCAGCAGAAATCCAAGCCCCGCTCCAATCAGCGAACGCTTCGGGCCATGCGCAGCTACCAGCCGCCCCGACCACGGCGCGCAGATGATCATCATGACCGCCAGCGGCAGCGTAAACAGCCCGGTACGGAATGCCGAGAGGCCGCGCACCTGCTGCAGATAGAGCGCATTCAAGAAGAGAAAGCCGGCAAAGCAGGAGAAGGCGCTCACCGCCAGCACCGTCGCACTGGCAAACGGCATGCTACGGAAGAAGCGCAGATCGAGAAGAGGATCGCGCCGGCGCGGCTCGTAGAGCACGAAGCCGAGAAATGCAACTGCGGTGGTGACAAATAGTCCGATGATCAACCCCGAGGTCCATCCTGCATGCGGCCCTTCGATCACGCCCCAGGTCAGCGACGCCAGACCGATGAGCACCAGCGACTGACCCACGGGGTCAAACCGCCGCGCCCGCGCCGCCTTCGACTCATGGATAAAGATCGCAGCCAGTGTCGCCGCGACGATTCCCACCGGGATGTTGATCCAGAAGATCGATCGCCATCCGATGGCCTGCGTCAGCGCACCGCCGATCAAGGGGCCAATGCCCAGCGACACACCCGCTACCGCGCCCCAGATGCCCACCGCCTTGGCGCGGTCCTTCGGATTGGGAAATGCATTCGCAATAATCGAGAGCGCCACCGGGTTCAGCATCGACGCGCCGAAGCCCTGCAGCGCACGGAAGGCAATCAGCTGCTCAATCGTCGCCGCGCGGCTGCACAGCAGCGATCCCAGGGTGAACACGCCGAGGCCGATCTGAAAGACGCGTCGCCGCCCGAAGCGGTCTGACATGGAGCCGGACAACATCAGGAAGCTCGCCACCACCAGCGTGTAGGCGTCGAGGATCCACTGCAGGCCGTTCATCCGCGCATGCAGGTCCTTCTGAATTGCAGGCAGCGCGACATTCACAATCGTCACGTCCATGCCCACGATCAGCAGGCTCATGCAGCAGATGGCCAGAATCAGGTTGGGATGGGTTGTCTTCTTCACGGCGGCCGAAACCCCACCGCTCACCTCAGCAGGCGTGCGCATAGTTTCAATCTTCGACAAGGTATCTCCAATAAAGAGATGCGCCCTGCGCCGCGAGGATGAAAAATCCCTCTTGAAAATGCCCGGCGAAGATTACTTCACCATCGACAGCAGCTGCGAGCCGTAATTCACCGCCGATGTCACGTAGCCGATCACCTTCTGGATATTGTTCAACTGATCCGCCGCATTTTTGATACCAGCATTTGCAGCCTTCAACTGCTTGCTGACCGCCGCCACCTGCGCGTCGTTGTCGCTAAGTATCTGGTTCAGCGCCTTCTCGTAGTTTGCCTCCGCCTCAGTCACCTGCCCGTTCAAGACCTGTTTCTGCTCGCCCGTACACTTTGCGCTTACAGTCTCGTACTGGCTCAGCAGGGCCGTGTACGTATCCAGCACATCTTCGAGTGCGTTTGCCATCGTCCCCGTCCTCACTTCGCCAGAATTTCGTCCGTCCACTGCTTCACGCCATCGATCGTGGGCGGGGGCAGGCGAAAGGCCATCGGCTTCTCGGTCGCCACCAGATCGATCCGCTTTGCCATCTCCTTCAGCGCCGCCGACATGGCATCGCTTGCCTTGTCATACGCAGCCAACTGCGCTGTCTTTTTATCGGCGATCTGCTGCTTTACCAAGGGAGTCAGCTTCACGCTCACCGCAGCCGGCACCGGCGCAGTCCCTAGACCGAAAGGATCGAGCGCCGGCTTCAGCAGCGCCGCACTGTCTACCGCATTCTGATCGGACAGCATATCCGCCAGCATCGAAGCCTCGGCCAGATACGCCTCTTCCATCGTCCGCCAATCCGGCGCTTCCTTGTCGAAGAGCCCGCTCAGCGCGCCTGCCACCTGGTCCAGCGACTTGGCCACCTCGTGCTCCTTATGCGCCTTCACCGCAGTCACCAGAGCCTCAATGCCCGCCTTGATCGCAGCCTGCTCGTCAGACGAGGCCTTGTGCGATGCCAGCCCGTCCACCTCCATCTCCAGCTTGCCGCAGGCGGTCGATACATCGTCGGCAGCCTTTGAGCCAGCCAGCGCGGCAAAGTCTCCAGCCACGGCAGTCAGGTCTGCGGCCATCGCCTCGCGCGTGGCCAGTTCCTCTTCGGTGGCATGAATCTCCTGCCGGCTCGCCGCCGGATAGGCAATCCCGAAGAGCGCCTCGCGCACCTTGAGCATCTGGTCCCGCGCGGTGAGCACCGTACCCAGCGCCGCGTAGTAATCGCTCAGCGACTTCGCCGTTGCCGACATCTGCGTGGCCGCGGCGGTCGCATCTTCGGCGGTCTTACAGCCCGCGATCACCAGCAGCCCCACCATGGCCGCCGCACATCGACGCCAGGACATACCTCACCTCCAGAACCGGACCTGAGCCGCATAAAGGGAAAAGCTGCCAAATGCTAGGAGACGCGTCCCGCGCTGTCAACGCAGAAGTTTCCCTGTGCCTGGCGAGATTACAATCACCTGAGCATGTCTTCTCTGACCGGAAAAACCGCCCTCGTCACCGGAGCCTCGCAGGGCATCGGCCGCGCCATCGCCCTCGAGCTTGCCCGCGCCGGAGCCAACGTCGCTCTCGCCGCCCGTAACGAAGCCGCTCTTGCCGAACTGGCGCAGGAGATCACCGCCGCCGGCGGCACCGCCCAGCCCTTCGCACTCGACATCTCGAGCGAAGACTCGATCAAGGAATGCGCCAAGGCTATCCTCGCCCACTTCGGCACGGTGCACATCCTGGTCAACAACGCCGGGATCACAAAAGATACGCTCCTGCTGCGCATGAAGCGCGCCGACTGGGATTCGGTCCTGAACACCAACCTCACCGGCACCTTCCTGCTCACGCAGGCGCTGGTCAGCTCCATGATGAAAGCACGCTGGGGCCGCATCATCCATATCTCTTCGGTGGTCGGCGAGATCGGGCAGGCCGGGCAGGCCAACTACGCCGCCAGCAAGGCCGGACTCATCGGCTTCACCAAATCGCTGGCCCGCGAGCTCGCCTCGCGCGGCATCACCGCGAACGCCGTCGCTCCCGGCTACATCGAGACCGCGATGACCGCCGTCCTCGATGAGAAACAGCGCGAGGCTATGACGACGAACATCCCGCTCGGCCGCCCCGGCAGCGCGCAGGACATCGCTTACGCCGTCCGCTTCCTCGCCTCCGATGAGGCCGCCTATATCACCGGCCACACGCTCGACGTCAACGGCGGCATGCACATGAACTAAGGACTGGCCGGGACTGGCCGTCCAGGCCTTTCGCCTTCGGCTGCTGCGCACAGGGCGCGCTGCGGTCGCGAGCTCGCCTGGCACGGAAGAATGGGGCCCATCCAAGCCTGAAGTTGGCCTGAACGGCGAGCGAGAATTCGAGTGCCCCACCCATGACACGCGGCCGGTCATGGGTGGGTCTCGCACCAATTCCAAAGCAGCAACCAGCTGCCATCAGCGGACGGGTACCACCTTCTCCTCAGCCGTAACCGTAAAAACAAGGGGTGCACTGGACACGGAGCCAACCAGTAGCGCATCAGGGCAACCCCTTTGAAGTCGAGATTGGCTTCCGCCATCGACACGGCTCTTCCTGTGAATTGCGCCTGCAACGTATAGCTACCGGGCGGAAAATTGATCTTCCAGATCTTTTCCTTGGGCGCCGCATATTTCCGGAGGTCCACCTCGAAGGAGAACGCTGCGCCGACTGGCAAAGACGCGATCAAAGGATCGACACGTCCTGCAATAAAGCCCGGCTCCACAGGCTCAAGATGCAGAACCTGTCCACTCGGCAGAGTGAGCGTGTATTTCACCGCATGGGGATACTGCTTCGCTCCATTCGCCAGCGAGATCCCTACATTGAATGTCTGATCCTGCGAAGTGGCGTTGCGCAGTTCCACGCGAAAAAGCCCAGGCGTGGGTGTGGGAGCAAGCAGCAGGAGCGGCTCTCCCTGCGATGCCTCCGAAGTCTGTGCCGAGCCTGCGCCAACCCACCCGAAAACGACAACGAGCAAAGCAATCGCGCACGCTTTCATAGCGGACACAGCATAGCGAACGCCCTCCCTTGCCGCAAGCGCTGAAAAGCACGCTCCTTGATTTCAAAGCCGCCCCTTAGGTGCGCAGAGAGATTCCCTGGCCTGCTTCTCCAGGCAATGGAACCTCCAGTCAAGCCAGAAAGCTTGGCAACCGTGCGCAACTCGCTCCCCATCAGCTACTTGCGAAAGCCTCGCGCTGGCATGGAATTTCCCCTCGCGGAGCTACACTGAAATCAGGAAAAGAAACGGCCGTCCGGCATCCCCGGGCGGCCGTTTTCTTTTGCGCAAAACTCGATCTCAAGCCGTGAGGAAGCCATCCCGATGACCTATCAGGACCAGAATCCACCCCAGCCGAAGCCCTGCCCGCCTCAACCCTTCTGCCTGGAAGCGGTCGTCGTCTGCGACCAATATTCCGACTTCCTCGCCCACACCCTACCGCACAACAAGTTCCTCTTCGACCGCATCGTCGTCGTCACTTCCTACGAGGACCGTGCCACCCGCAAGCTCTGCGAGTTCCATCATGTGCAGTGCCTCCCCACCGACCTGCTGCAGAGCCGCAAGGGGGAGTTTCACAAGGGCAAAGGCATCAATCTCGGCCTTGAAGCGTTGAGCCTGAAGGGCTGGGCCGTGCACCTGGATGCCGACATCTACCTGCCGCCGCAGACCCGGCTCCTGCTCCAGCAGGCCGAGCTCGATCCCCGCTGCATCTACGGCATCGACCGCTTCAACGTCCGCGGCTACCAGGCCTGGGCCGCTTTCCAGGGCGAGCCACGACTCCAGCAGGAGGCCGAAACCTACATTCACATGCACGCCTTCCCCATCGGCACCCGTGTCATGCATCGTCACGCCGGCGGATACGTCCCCATCGGCTTCTTCCAGCTCTGGAATCCATCGACCTCCGGCATCACGCGCTATCCGGAAGAGCACACCAATGCCGGCCGCGGCGACACCGTCTTCGCACAGATGTGGCCGCGTTCCCGGCGCGCTTTTATCCCGGAAATCGTCGGCTACCACCTCGAGAGCGACGACGCGCGCAACGCGGCGAACTGGAATGGCCGCACCACCGCGCCTTTCATCCACGCATAGCCGGGCACAAAAGCAGAACGGCGCGCCGGCAGAGCTGCCCGGCGCGCCGCAAACATATTTCTACACTCTAGCTCTTCGCCTTCATCGTTCTCCGCTTGCATAACTCCGCGTTCAGTTCGGCTCCGATGAGAATGGCAACCGCCGACAGGTAGAACCACAGCATCAGGCCCACCAGCGCGCCCATCGATCCATAGGTCGCGTTGTAGTTCGACAGATGGCTGAGGTAGAAGCTCAGCCCCGTAGACCCCAGAAACCACCCCGTGATGGCCACCAGAGCACCCGGCTGCGTGGTGGCAAAGCGATGCTTCACATTCGGGCCGAGATAGTAGATCAGCTCCAGGCTCAGGAAGAAGGCCAGGAAGGTGACAGCCAGCCGCAGCAGCGGCCACACATGCTCGAATGCCTGCGGAATTGGGAACAACCGCGTAAGAAAGTGCCCGAAATGCGGTCCGGCCACCAGCGCCAGCAGCGAGATTGACACCAGTCCCCCGCTGGTAAAGGTCAGCAGCAACGCCTGCAGCCGGTTGCGCCACCAGTTCCGCTGCTTCTCGGGCGGCACATCGTAGGCAATATCCAGAGCCTCGATCAACGATGAGAATCCTCCCGTAGCCGCCCACAGATAGCCCGCGACGCCGAAGGAGAGCAGCTTTCCCCGGTTCGGGGTCAGGATGCTGGACAGGATCGTCACGACGAAATTCATCGAGTCCGCCGGCACCACCTCCGCCATTAGGTCCAGCATGGCCTGAAAGACATTGGGGATAGGCAGAAACTGCAGCAGCGAGGAGAAAATGACGATCAGCGGCACCAGCGCCAGCAGGAAGTAGTAGGCCAGCGCGGCGGCAATCGTGAACGCACGTGTCCGCCAGAGCTCGTTATAGATCAGGACGGTGATCTGCCAGATCTCCCGTGCCTCCGCCTCTACGCGCTCCCTCAACCCTGGCCATCTGGTTACGCTCTGCATCGTTCTCCCGCGGCTCACTCTCTCCGATGTGCGAAGCACTCGTCTGGATGCGTTCTCTCTTCCGGCTGCAGGCACATCACCATCCCATGTTGCCCACGGAAAGCAGCCCGCCGCAGTGCGCCATGGCTCCCTGTGCCAGCAGGCCTATCGCGCAGCCGGACATCCGGATTCGCCGCATCTACCGCCCTCCTTTTACAGCCAACCGCTATGATAGGCATCCAAAGGCCTGACACCATGAATGAACTGCAGCGCAACCTCATCGCCGACGGATATGGCACACCGCCTCCACGCATCCTCGAAGCCCTGACCGAAACGCTCGTTCACACCCGCGTTCCCGGCGCTCCCCACACGATCTACGAGGAGCTCTGGCACCTCGCCTTCTGGCTCGAGCTCTCGCTCGACTGGATCACCGGGCGACCCACTCCTTACCCGGCTCACTCCG harbors:
- a CDS encoding MFS transporter, which gives rise to MSKIETMRTPAEVSGGVSAAVKKTTHPNLILAICCMSLLIVGMDVTIVNVALPAIQKDLHARMNGLQWILDAYTLVVASFLMLSGSMSDRFGRRRVFQIGLGVFTLGSLLCSRAATIEQLIAFRALQGFGASMLNPVALSIIANAFPNPKDRAKAVGIWGAVAGVSLGIGPLIGGALTQAIGWRSIFWINIPVGIVAATLAAIFIHESKAARARRFDPVGQSLVLIGLASLTWGVIEGPHAGWTSGLIIGLFVTTAVAFLGFVLYEPRRRDPLLDLRFFRSMPFASATVLAVSAFSCFAGFLFLNALYLQQVRGLSAFRTGLFTLPLAVMMIICAPWSGRLVAAHGPKRSLIGAGLGFLLAALTLTGLGQATHVGWLLLAYTLFGIGLGLINPAITNSAVAGMPLSQAGVAAAIASTSRQVGAALGVAVSGSVVAASRVHGTDFTTATHAIWWTMTAAGAAVLVLAFVSTSPWARGTAESVKHLLEDHPSA
- the fabG gene encoding 3-oxoacyl-[acyl-carrier-protein] reductase yields the protein MSSLTGKTALVTGASQGIGRAIALELARAGANVALAARNEAALAELAQEITAAGGTAQPFALDISSEDSIKECAKAILAHFGTVHILVNNAGITKDTLLLRMKRADWDSVLNTNLTGTFLLTQALVSSMMKARWGRIIHISSVVGEIGQAGQANYAASKAGLIGFTKSLARELASRGITANAVAPGYIETAMTAVLDEKQREAMTTNIPLGRPGSAQDIAYAVRFLASDEAAYITGHTLDVNGGMHMN
- a CDS encoding YihY/virulence factor BrkB family protein, with the protein product MQSVTRWPGLRERVEAEAREIWQITVLIYNELWRTRAFTIAAALAYYFLLALVPLIVIFSSLLQFLPIPNVFQAMLDLMAEVVPADSMNFVVTILSSILTPNRGKLLSFGVAGYLWAATGGFSSLIEALDIAYDVPPEKQRNWWRNRLQALLLTFTSGGLVSISLLALVAGPHFGHFLTRLFPIPQAFEHVWPLLRLAVTFLAFFLSLELIYYLGPNVKHRFATTQPGALVAITGWFLGSTGLSFYLSHLSNYNATYGSMGALVGLMLWFYLSAVAILIGAELNAELCKRRTMKAKS